A single region of the Kocuria rosea genome encodes:
- a CDS encoding transposase family protein: MVWRKRRYRCHEDTSEVTTFNGVHELAAPRARLTTRALVWAVARLRVHDIAISALAEMLGVSWNTVGNAISPAIQPQLAAEDRLIGVNALGVDETSGATAACRGPV, encoded by the coding sequence GTGGTGTGGCGCAAGCGCCGCTACCGCTGCCACGAAGACACCTCCGAGGTGACGACCTTCAACGGGGTCCACGAACTAGCGGCGCCACGGGCGAGGCTGACCACTCGGGCGCTCGTCTGGGCCGTGGCTCGGCTGCGAGTCCATGACATCGCCATCTCGGCTCTGGCCGAGATGCTCGGGGTCTCCTGGAACACCGTTGGGAACGCCATCTCCCCGGCCATCCAGCCCCAGTTGGCCGCCGAGGACCGGCTCATCGGAGTGAACGCCCTGGGCGTGGACGAAACGTCTGGCGCCACGGCGGCCTGCCGGGGACCGGTCTGA
- a CDS encoding glycosyltransferase produces the protein MIAKAKVVIVQPYVPTYRVAFFERLRDKLAAENIECLVAAGAPAVNQAKRGDAAQENWVLQVDNKSLSVRGKSIGLGYRRLPWKEADAVILGLEGTSLPVYQALMTRRRTGTRVGLWGHVRPYVTNGNKADLWLEKKQMMNADRIFAYTPGGHNYAVSAGISSSKVTTVMNSIDTAALERARNELTQEVIAQYAREYGINPDKAICFIGGLDESKRISFLREALNELWLKDPSIRLLVGGDGPQKCLLRAAVERGQVVDMGYMNVRQKALAMSASRCVAMPGRIGLVAVDSLVMNRPVVTTNWPYHAPEAEYLVEGQSRHTSADNPHAFASALLRVVASTETVQSFDYPTLEEMVENFASGILNMMRA, from the coding sequence GTGATCGCGAAAGCCAAAGTCGTCATCGTCCAGCCGTATGTCCCGACTTACAGGGTGGCATTCTTCGAAAGACTGCGCGACAAACTCGCCGCGGAAAACATTGAGTGCCTAGTGGCGGCAGGGGCGCCAGCGGTCAATCAAGCAAAACGTGGGGATGCGGCGCAGGAAAACTGGGTTTTGCAGGTGGACAACAAGTCGCTAAGCGTACGCGGGAAATCGATTGGTCTAGGTTACAGGAGACTTCCCTGGAAGGAGGCCGATGCAGTTATCCTAGGTTTAGAAGGCACTTCTTTGCCAGTGTATCAAGCACTTATGACTCGTCGTCGCACAGGCACTCGGGTGGGTTTGTGGGGACATGTTCGTCCTTATGTGACGAACGGCAACAAGGCTGACCTGTGGCTCGAAAAAAAGCAGATGATGAATGCGGATCGAATTTTCGCATATACACCCGGAGGGCACAATTACGCCGTAAGTGCGGGAATATCATCATCTAAAGTCACGACCGTAATGAACTCAATAGACACCGCGGCGTTGGAAAGAGCGCGTAATGAGTTGACTCAAGAAGTGATCGCACAGTACGCACGGGAATATGGTATCAACCCGGACAAAGCGATTTGTTTCATAGGAGGACTCGACGAAAGCAAGCGCATATCATTCTTACGTGAAGCCTTAAACGAATTATGGTTGAAAGATCCGTCTATACGGCTATTAGTCGGGGGTGATGGCCCTCAAAAATGTCTGCTGCGCGCCGCTGTGGAGCGTGGTCAAGTGGTTGACATGGGATACATGAACGTCCGGCAAAAGGCGCTTGCAATGTCCGCTTCGCGATGCGTGGCGATGCCCGGACGTATCGGCTTGGTGGCTGTCGATTCTCTAGTGATGAATCGACCCGTGGTCACGACAAACTGGCCGTACCATGCCCCCGAAGCCGAATACCTCGTTGAAGGGCAAAGTCGACACACATCCGCGGACAATCCACATGCATTCGCTAGTGCTTTACTTAGGGTGGTCGCATCCACAGAAACAGTTCAGAGCTTTGATTACCCCACATTGGAGGAAATGGTAGAAAATTTTGCGTCGGGCATTCTCAACATGATGCGCGCATGA
- a CDS encoding glycosyltransferase produces the protein MVTYISPDGAYGGPVRVALNQAKALTALGHEVVVAGAAGGFDGNLPTTYDDFPVRLFPGHRVVPQTGFAGLTALGLLKWLPKALRHADVVHVHMSRDLVTLPSAAMALRARRPLVAQTHGMIDPTDKLLAKPLDALLTVPVLKASSTVLHLTAQERSDLEAVAGPDLSTQALPNGVHVPSVPAVEQTDGPAGRPEVVCLARVHSIKRPLTFVRAGLALRAGRLDARFTLVGPDEGEGEVVRSALATGGHEDSVTWQGPVAPHQTTERLRRASVFALPSKSELVSMSTLEAMALGLPVVIMDTHGLAPLVRERQAGIVCSMSQQCFDDAVACLLEDPELRRSMGANGRQAVRDLYSIRHVGQTLASIYTAAKKADES, from the coding sequence GTGGTCACCTACATCAGTCCGGACGGTGCATACGGAGGGCCTGTGCGGGTGGCCCTCAACCAGGCTAAGGCCTTGACGGCGCTCGGTCACGAGGTGGTCGTGGCCGGAGCCGCAGGGGGTTTCGACGGGAATCTGCCCACTACTTATGACGACTTTCCCGTTCGTCTGTTCCCGGGCCACCGCGTTGTTCCCCAGACGGGATTCGCCGGTCTGACTGCGCTGGGGCTGCTGAAGTGGTTGCCCAAGGCCCTGCGCCACGCGGACGTCGTGCACGTGCACATGTCGCGGGACCTCGTCACGCTTCCTTCAGCCGCCATGGCCCTTCGTGCGCGGCGGCCCTTGGTCGCCCAAACCCACGGCATGATTGATCCCACCGACAAGTTGCTGGCCAAGCCGCTGGACGCTCTCTTGACCGTGCCGGTCCTCAAGGCGTCATCCACGGTGCTCCATCTCACGGCACAGGAACGGTCTGACCTCGAGGCAGTTGCGGGGCCCGATCTCTCGACACAGGCATTGCCGAACGGAGTGCATGTCCCGTCGGTACCCGCTGTGGAGCAGACAGACGGCCCAGCTGGGCGACCAGAAGTGGTTTGTCTGGCCAGGGTCCACAGCATCAAACGCCCCCTCACTTTTGTCCGCGCCGGTCTGGCGCTCAGAGCGGGACGGCTTGATGCGCGTTTCACCCTGGTCGGGCCTGATGAAGGCGAAGGGGAGGTCGTGCGATCGGCACTGGCTACTGGAGGACACGAGGACAGTGTGACGTGGCAGGGCCCCGTTGCCCCGCACCAAACGACCGAACGACTCCGTCGGGCCAGCGTGTTCGCTCTGCCGTCGAAGAGCGAACTTGTCTCCATGTCCACCCTGGAAGCCATGGCGCTGGGACTTCCAGTAGTCATCATGGACACGCACGGCCTCGCACCCCTTGTCCGCGAGCGACAGGCCGGCATCGTGTGCTCGATGTCCCAGCAGTGTTTCGACGACGCCGTGGCGTGCTTACTCGAAGATCCTGAACTCCGGCGAAGCATGGGCGCAAACGGAAGGCAGGCCGTTCGGGACCTTTACTCGATCAGGCACGTGGGTCAGACACTGGCATCCATCTACACGGCAGCCAAGAAAGCAGACGAATCGTGA
- a CDS encoding acetyltransferase: MSNDSSPTVHASAQQDIPVIDLSRAPGAGEAWDRPKWMIYAWAAAEQLVIHNPWQVSSGLRVKALRLFGAEVGEGVIIRPRTRIKFPWKLRVGDHAWIGEGVWIHNQDQVIIGHDAVVSQDTFITTGSHAHRTDMGLITRPVTIDDGAWVTSRCVVTGGVTVGRSALVQPLTRVAEDVPANAIYGHDSPQVQGQRFRDKPEAGRS, from the coding sequence ATGTCGAATGACTCTTCCCCCACCGTGCACGCCAGCGCCCAGCAGGACATCCCCGTCATCGACCTCTCCCGGGCGCCCGGCGCCGGCGAGGCCTGGGACCGCCCCAAGTGGATGATCTACGCCTGGGCCGCCGCCGAGCAGCTGGTCATCCACAACCCCTGGCAGGTCAGCTCCGGTCTGCGCGTGAAGGCCCTGCGCCTGTTCGGGGCCGAGGTGGGGGAAGGTGTCATCATCCGACCCCGCACCCGCATCAAGTTCCCCTGGAAGCTGCGGGTCGGCGACCACGCCTGGATCGGTGAGGGCGTGTGGATCCACAACCAGGACCAGGTCATCATCGGCCACGACGCCGTGGTCTCCCAGGACACCTTCATCACCACCGGCAGCCACGCCCACCGCACGGACATGGGGCTCATCACCAGGCCCGTGACCATCGACGACGGCGCCTGGGTCACCTCCCGCTGCGTGGTCACCGGGGGAGTGACGGTCGGGCGTTCGGCCCTGGTGCAGCCACTGACGCGGGTCGCCGAGGATGTACCGGCGAATGCCATTTACGGACACGACTCCCCACAGGTGCAAGGGCAGCGGTTCCGAGATAAGCCGGAAGCGGGGCGCTCGTGA
- a CDS encoding glycosyltransferase family 4 protein: MPPRVTIIGLHFAPEPTGNAPYTSSLAAGLAEKGWEVKVITGFPHYPQWQVYDGYSGRVHRERHEGAEILRLRQYVPRRPSLVTRTLLELHFGLKAALTDWGDPDVVLLVSPAMFSTALCALAAKLRHRGVPTVTWVQDLYSRGVEESHASAAVIAPVMRAIEGAALSSARRTIVIHDRFRQHVVDRLGVPGERVQVVRNWTHITPQNSVDRENVRLRLGWAPDRTVVLHAGNMGVKQGLDNVVEAARLAQEQDSSLQFVLMGDGNQRRHLEELGHGVANLQFLDPLPNDEYAAALASADVLLVNELAGVKDMSVPSKLTSYFVTGRPVLAAVEAESATAGEVEASGAGRVVPSDDPRHLLRAAEEMSADPAAATSLGANGPAYATAHLTADAAMRRWDDVLRSLTQHVRR, encoded by the coding sequence ATGCCCCCTCGTGTGACGATCATCGGCCTGCACTTCGCCCCCGAGCCCACGGGCAACGCCCCGTACACCAGCTCCCTCGCCGCCGGCCTCGCCGAGAAGGGCTGGGAGGTCAAGGTCATCACCGGTTTCCCGCACTATCCGCAGTGGCAGGTCTACGACGGCTACTCCGGGCGCGTCCACCGCGAACGGCACGAGGGCGCCGAGATCCTGCGGCTGCGCCAGTACGTCCCGCGCCGCCCCAGCCTGGTCACCCGCACCCTGTTGGAGCTGCACTTCGGCCTCAAGGCGGCGCTGACGGACTGGGGCGATCCGGACGTCGTCCTGCTCGTCTCCCCCGCGATGTTTTCCACGGCCCTGTGCGCGCTGGCCGCGAAACTGCGGCACCGCGGTGTGCCGACCGTCACCTGGGTGCAGGACCTATACTCCCGTGGCGTCGAGGAGTCGCACGCCTCCGCGGCCGTGATCGCCCCGGTGATGCGGGCCATCGAGGGCGCGGCGCTGTCCTCCGCACGCAGGACGATCGTGATCCACGACCGCTTCCGCCAGCACGTGGTGGACCGGCTCGGGGTTCCGGGCGAGCGGGTGCAGGTGGTCCGGAATTGGACGCACATCACCCCGCAGAACTCGGTGGACCGCGAGAACGTGCGCCTCAGGCTGGGCTGGGCACCCGACCGCACCGTGGTCCTGCACGCCGGGAACATGGGCGTCAAGCAGGGCCTCGACAACGTGGTGGAGGCGGCCCGCCTGGCGCAGGAGCAGGACTCCTCGCTCCAGTTCGTGCTCATGGGCGACGGCAATCAGCGCCGCCACCTCGAGGAGCTCGGCCACGGGGTCGCGAACCTCCAGTTCCTCGACCCGCTGCCCAACGATGAATACGCGGCCGCACTGGCTTCGGCCGACGTCCTGCTCGTCAACGAGCTGGCCGGGGTGAAGGACATGTCCGTGCCGAGCAAGCTGACGTCCTACTTCGTGACGGGCCGCCCGGTCTTGGCCGCCGTCGAGGCCGAGAGCGCCACGGCTGGAGAGGTCGAGGCCTCGGGCGCCGGCCGGGTGGTGCCCTCCGATGATCCCCGTCACCTGCTGCGAGCGGCCGAGGAGATGAGCGCCGACCCTGCCGCTGCCACGAGCCTGGGTGCGAACGGTCCTGCCTACGCCACCGCCCACCTGACCGCTGACGCCGCTATGCGTCGGTGGGACGACGTGCTCCGATCTTTGACGCAACATGTCCGGCGCTGA
- the gmd gene encoding GDP-mannose 4,6-dehydratase: protein MHATPKKAFITGITGQDGSYLAELLLAKGYEVHGLIRRASTFNTHRIDHLYTDPHETDAKLFLHYGDLSDGSRLVTLMAQIRPDEVYNLAAQSHVKVSFEEPEHTGDTTGLGTVRLLEAMRLANVDARYYQASTSELYGATPPPQHEDTPFYPRSPYGAAKIYSYWITKNYREAYDMYAVNGILFNHESPRRGETFVTRKITRAVAAIKAGTQDKLYMGNLQAIRDWGYAAEYVEGMWRMLQADEPEDFVLATGHPCTVREFLEISFDHAGLDWREHVEFDERYLRPTEVDALIGDPAKAKDKLGWEATVKAPELARLMVDADIALLENDAWIDTVDLASWAK from the coding sequence ATGCACGCCACCCCCAAGAAGGCTTTCATCACCGGGATCACCGGTCAGGACGGCTCCTACCTGGCGGAGCTGCTGCTCGCCAAGGGCTACGAGGTGCACGGGCTGATCCGTCGCGCCTCAACCTTCAACACCCACCGGATCGACCACCTCTACACCGACCCGCACGAGACCGACGCGAAGCTGTTCCTGCACTACGGCGACCTCTCCGACGGCTCCCGCCTGGTCACGCTGATGGCGCAGATCCGCCCCGACGAGGTCTACAACCTCGCCGCCCAGTCCCACGTGAAGGTCTCCTTCGAAGAGCCCGAGCACACCGGGGACACCACTGGGCTGGGCACCGTGCGCCTGCTCGAGGCGATGCGCCTGGCCAACGTGGACGCCCGCTACTACCAGGCCTCCACCAGTGAGCTCTACGGCGCCACCCCGCCCCCGCAGCACGAGGACACCCCCTTCTACCCCCGCTCCCCCTACGGGGCGGCGAAGATCTACTCCTACTGGATCACCAAGAACTACCGCGAGGCCTACGACATGTACGCCGTCAACGGGATCCTCTTCAACCACGAGTCCCCCCGCCGCGGCGAGACCTTCGTGACCCGCAAGATCACCCGGGCCGTGGCCGCGATCAAGGCCGGCACCCAGGACAAGCTCTACATGGGCAACCTCCAGGCCATCCGCGACTGGGGCTACGCCGCCGAGTACGTCGAGGGCATGTGGCGGATGCTCCAGGCCGACGAGCCCGAGGACTTCGTCCTGGCCACCGGCCACCCGTGCACGGTCCGGGAGTTCCTCGAGATCTCCTTCGACCACGCCGGGCTGGACTGGCGCGAGCACGTCGAGTTCGACGAGCGCTACCTGCGCCCGACCGAAGTCGACGCCCTCATCGGCGACCCCGCCAAGGCCAAGGACAAGCTCGGCTGGGAAGCCACCGTCAAAGCCCCCGAGCTGGCCCGCCTCATGGTCGATGCCGACATCGCCCTGCTCGAGAACGACGCCTGGATCGACACCGTCGACCTCGCCTCCTGGGCCAAGTGA
- a CDS encoding GDP-L-fucose synthase family protein has protein sequence MTADTTEKTADATTSFTPGPLDHTAPFYVAGHRGLVGSAIWRKLQAEGFTDLIGRTSSELDLKDRDALFAFFAHTKPRYVVLAAAKVGGILANSTYPVDFLSENLRIQVNVLDAALEHGVERVLFLGSSCIYPKLAPQPLKEEYLLTGHLEPTNDAYAIAKIAGILQIQAVRRQYGLPWISAMPTNLYGPGDNFSPTGSHVLPAMIRRYEEARISGAESVTNWGTGSPLREFLHVDDMAEACLHLLEHYDGDEHVNVGTGTDVTIKELAGLVAEAVGYEGRIEWDTTKPDGTPRKLMDVTKLADAGWTARIPLQEGLRSTVEWFREHQDGIRE, from the coding sequence ATGACGGCAGACACCACCGAGAAGACCGCCGACGCGACGACGTCGTTCACCCCCGGCCCGCTTGACCACACCGCCCCGTTCTACGTGGCCGGCCACCGCGGCCTGGTTGGCTCCGCGATCTGGCGCAAGCTCCAGGCCGAGGGGTTCACCGACCTCATCGGGCGCACCTCGTCCGAGCTGGACCTCAAGGACCGCGACGCCTTGTTCGCCTTCTTCGCGCACACCAAGCCGCGCTACGTGGTGCTGGCCGCGGCGAAGGTCGGCGGGATCCTGGCCAACAGCACCTATCCCGTGGACTTCCTTTCGGAGAACCTCCGGATCCAGGTCAACGTCCTCGACGCCGCCCTGGAGCACGGGGTGGAGCGGGTGCTGTTCCTGGGGTCCTCCTGCATCTACCCGAAGCTGGCCCCGCAGCCGCTGAAGGAGGAGTACCTGCTCACCGGGCACCTGGAGCCCACCAACGACGCCTACGCGATCGCCAAGATCGCCGGCATCCTGCAGATCCAGGCCGTGCGCCGCCAGTACGGGCTGCCATGGATCTCCGCGATGCCCACCAACCTCTACGGGCCCGGGGACAACTTCTCCCCCACCGGCTCCCACGTCCTGCCGGCCATGATCCGCCGCTACGAGGAAGCTCGGATTTCGGGCGCCGAGTCGGTGACCAACTGGGGCACCGGCTCCCCGCTGCGGGAGTTCCTGCACGTCGACGACATGGCCGAGGCCTGCCTGCACCTGCTCGAGCACTACGACGGGGACGAGCACGTCAACGTGGGCACCGGCACCGACGTCACCATCAAGGAGCTCGCCGGACTCGTCGCCGAGGCCGTGGGCTACGAGGGTCGGATCGAGTGGGACACCACCAAGCCCGACGGCACCCCGCGCAAGCTCATGGACGTCACCAAGCTCGCCGACGCCGGCTGGACCGCCCGCATCCCCCTGCAGGAGGGCCTGCGGTCCACCGTCGAGTGGTTCAGAGAGCACCAGGACGGCATCCGCGAGTGA
- a CDS encoding CpsD/CapB family tyrosine-protein kinase — translation MGGLGLGLLYAFARYKMDRRIKSVEEIRDGFGVSVLGVIPTDDRLSDHRAIVETGISAGRGHHEFAEALRELRTNLSFVSVDNPPRMIVVTSSLPGEGKASITANLAVAIASTGRNVVVVDGDLRRPVMTDLFGLVAGVGVTDVLTGQVQVEEVLQTYDTFPNLQVLGAGKTAPNPTELLSSKAMHNMLETLAEDALVLVDAPPLLPVTDAALLTASADGALIVATAQRTTTDELAKALENLHQVRGNVLGVVLNRVPTTGADAGYYGYYGKSYYANSDEKAAPGTGAQPVVPAPVGKHQPWGTELRPEPAEVQPPATPRAQQEPTAPAAEDAAPAATRSEQPDVRGSAEHETFGLEAWGRSGSSTGSTSTGH, via the coding sequence GTGGGCGGTCTCGGCCTGGGTCTGCTCTACGCCTTCGCCCGGTACAAGATGGACCGCCGCATCAAGTCGGTCGAGGAGATCCGGGACGGCTTCGGCGTCTCGGTCCTCGGTGTCATCCCCACGGACGACCGGCTGTCCGACCACCGCGCGATCGTCGAGACCGGCATCTCCGCCGGGCGCGGCCACCACGAGTTCGCCGAGGCCCTGCGCGAGCTGCGCACCAACCTCAGCTTCGTCTCGGTGGACAACCCGCCGCGGATGATCGTGGTGACCTCCTCCCTGCCGGGTGAGGGCAAGGCCTCGATCACGGCGAACCTGGCGGTGGCCATCGCCTCGACGGGGCGCAACGTCGTCGTCGTGGACGGTGACCTCCGCCGCCCGGTGATGACCGATCTCTTCGGCCTCGTGGCCGGCGTGGGCGTCACCGACGTGCTGACCGGACAGGTGCAGGTGGAGGAGGTGCTCCAGACCTACGACACGTTCCCGAACCTGCAGGTACTCGGCGCCGGGAAGACCGCGCCGAACCCCACGGAGCTGCTGTCCTCGAAGGCCATGCACAACATGCTGGAGACCCTCGCCGAGGACGCCCTGGTCCTGGTGGACGCTCCCCCGCTGCTGCCGGTCACCGATGCCGCGCTCCTCACGGCCTCCGCCGACGGCGCGCTCATCGTGGCCACCGCGCAGCGGACCACCACGGACGAGCTGGCCAAGGCCCTGGAGAACCTGCACCAGGTCCGCGGCAACGTCCTCGGTGTGGTGCTCAACCGGGTGCCCACCACCGGCGCGGACGCCGGGTACTACGGTTACTATGGCAAATCATATTACGCGAACTCGGACGAGAAGGCGGCGCCGGGAACCGGCGCGCAGCCGGTCGTCCCCGCTCCGGTCGGCAAGCACCAACCGTGGGGCACTGAGCTGCGACCGGAACCTGCCGAGGTCCAGCCGCCTGCCACGCCGCGGGCGCAGCAGGAGCCCACGGCTCCGGCGGCCGAGGACGCGGCGCCCGCGGCCACGCGCTCCGAGCAGCCGGATGTCCGGGGCTCTGCCGAGCACGAGACCTTCGGGCTCGAGGCCTGGGGCCGGTCCGGCTCGTCCACCGGGTCCACGTCTACGGGGCACTGA
- a CDS encoding VOC family protein, producing the protein MIITYASVFVDDQQKALEFYTDKLGFQLKVDVPTGPYRWLTVVSPQAPDGVQLLLEPSEHPAVHPFKEALVADGIPFNSFGVEDVQAEYARLTALGVRFVQEPTAMGPVTTAVLDDTCGNLIQIAHLNDPAAAGQ; encoded by the coding sequence GTGATCATCACCTACGCCTCCGTCTTTGTGGACGACCAGCAGAAGGCCCTGGAGTTCTACACCGACAAGCTCGGCTTCCAGCTCAAGGTCGACGTGCCGACGGGCCCCTACCGGTGGCTGACCGTCGTCTCACCTCAGGCCCCGGACGGGGTGCAGCTGCTGCTCGAGCCCTCCGAGCACCCGGCCGTCCACCCGTTCAAGGAGGCCCTGGTGGCCGACGGCATTCCGTTCAACAGCTTCGGGGTCGAGGACGTGCAGGCCGAGTACGCGCGGCTCACCGCCCTGGGCGTGCGCTTCGTGCAGGAGCCGACCGCGATGGGCCCGGTCACCACCGCGGTGCTCGACGACACCTGCGGCAACCTCATCCAGATCGCCCACCTGAACGACCCAGCGGCGGCCGGGCAGTGA
- a CDS encoding ArsR/SmtB family transcription factor, translated as MDIVFQALAHPARRILLEELAARNDQSLFELTVRLINDHGLAMTRQAVTKHLAVLREAGLVTSTVQGRTTVHHLDTSPLTDARQWMDSLPPPPKDTP; from the coding sequence GTGGACATCGTGTTCCAGGCCCTGGCCCATCCCGCGCGGAGGATCCTCCTCGAGGAGCTCGCCGCGCGGAATGACCAGAGCCTCTTCGAGCTCACCGTGCGGCTCATCAACGACCACGGCCTGGCCATGACCCGGCAGGCCGTGACCAAGCACCTGGCCGTGCTGCGCGAGGCCGGCCTGGTGACCTCCACCGTTCAGGGGCGCACCACGGTGCACCACCTGGACACCTCCCCGCTCACTGACGCGCGGCAGTGGATGGACTCCCTGCCGCCCCCGCCGAAGGACACGCCGTGA
- a CDS encoding helix-turn-helix domain-containing protein, producing the protein MSSVVRPTPVSSPAYLPSPVPRERAAPRAPVDPLWRSVLGMFLRRHRLAQGLTLAQVARVSGVSTQYLSEIERGVKDPSSEIIAAVVGALGLNLVDLTEGTTGVLLDSAPAARAVPGAPVCLAGPVALAV; encoded by the coding sequence ATGAGCAGCGTGGTCCGCCCCACACCCGTTTCGTCGCCGGCCTACCTCCCGTCACCCGTGCCGAGGGAGCGTGCCGCGCCGCGGGCGCCCGTGGACCCGCTGTGGCGGTCCGTGCTGGGGATGTTCCTGCGCCGCCACCGCCTGGCGCAGGGGTTGACGCTGGCGCAGGTGGCCCGCGTCTCCGGGGTCTCCACCCAATACCTCTCCGAGATCGAGCGCGGGGTGAAGGACCCCTCCTCCGAGATCATCGCCGCGGTGGTCGGTGCCCTGGGACTGAACCTCGTCGATCTCACCGAGGGGACCACCGGGGTACTGCTCGACAGCGCCCCGGCCGCCCGTGCCGTCCCGGGCGCGCCGGTCTGCCTGGCCGGGCCCGTGGCCCTGGCCGTCTGA
- a CDS encoding ClpP family protease — protein sequence MSSYAVPYVVERTPHGERSMDVFSRLLMERIAYLGTEIDDGVANVLIAQLLYLDSYGSDQPIGFYINSPGGSTTAMLAVYDAMQHVGAPVETTCVGQAASAAAVLLAAGAPGRRSVLPHARVVLHQPAAQGQGTIPDLILEAEEIARTREQLEQVLARHTGRSPQQVREDTDRDLVLTAEEAVAYGVADRVVTPREVRAR from the coding sequence GTGAGCAGCTACGCCGTGCCCTACGTCGTCGAACGCACGCCCCACGGCGAGCGCAGCATGGACGTCTTCAGCCGGCTGCTGATGGAGCGGATCGCCTACCTCGGCACCGAGATCGACGACGGGGTCGCCAACGTCCTGATCGCCCAGCTGCTCTACCTGGACTCCTACGGCTCCGACCAGCCGATCGGCTTCTACATCAACTCCCCGGGCGGTTCCACCACGGCCATGCTCGCCGTCTACGACGCCATGCAGCACGTGGGCGCGCCCGTGGAGACCACCTGCGTGGGCCAGGCGGCCTCGGCCGCGGCGGTGCTGCTGGCCGCCGGTGCCCCGGGGCGCCGCTCGGTGCTGCCCCACGCCCGGGTGGTGCTGCACCAGCCGGCCGCGCAGGGCCAGGGCACCATCCCGGACCTCATCCTCGAGGCCGAGGAGATCGCCCGCACCCGGGAGCAGCTGGAGCAGGTGCTCGCCCGGCACACCGGGCGGAGCCCGCAGCAGGTGCGGGAGGACACCGACCGGGACCTCGTGCTCACCGCCGAGGAGGCGGTGGCCTACGGGGTGGCCGACCGGGTCGTGACCCCGCGGGAGGTCCGGGCCCGGTGA
- a CDS encoding ClpP family protease encodes MTTTTAPPRTSIDDELASRLLEQRIIVLGAELDQATGNRLCTQLLLLSAQDPRQDISLWINSPGGSVPAMLAIMDVMRIIPNDVSTLAMGLACSAGQFLLSAGTPGKRSALPHARILLHQGSAGIGGTAVDIAIQAEDLRHTRDTVLGLIAEHTGQPLERIVADSQRDRWFTAEEALAYGFVDRVIAGLDDVRPRSATTAAAGVGS; translated from the coding sequence ATGACCACCACCACCGCACCACCCAGAACCTCGATCGACGACGAGCTCGCCTCCCGGCTGCTGGAGCAGCGCATCATCGTGCTGGGCGCCGAGCTGGACCAGGCCACCGGCAACCGGCTGTGCACGCAGCTGCTGCTGCTCTCCGCCCAGGACCCGCGCCAGGACATCAGCCTCTGGATCAACTCCCCGGGCGGCTCCGTCCCGGCGATGCTCGCGATCATGGACGTCATGCGGATCATCCCCAACGACGTGTCCACCCTGGCCATGGGCCTGGCCTGCAGCGCCGGACAGTTCCTGCTCTCGGCCGGCACCCCGGGCAAGCGCAGCGCCCTGCCGCACGCACGGATCCTGCTGCACCAGGGCTCGGCCGGGATCGGCGGCACCGCCGTGGACATCGCCATCCAGGCCGAGGACCTGCGCCACACCCGGGACACCGTGCTCGGGCTCATCGCCGAGCACACCGGTCAGCCGCTCGAGCGGATCGTGGCCGACTCCCAGCGGGACCGCTGGTTCACCGCCGAGGAGGCCCTCGCCTACGGCTTCGTGGACCGGGTCATCGCCGGGCTCGACGACGTGCGGCCCCGCTCCGCCACCACGGCCGCCGCGGGGGTGGGGTCGTGA